TAATATTTTTACTCTATAGCCATAACGTTTGAGGTATGTAGCGGCACTTAGCCCGGCAAGGCCCGCTCCTATAATCAGTATATCGGTATCGCTATTTGCTTCCTGAGACATTGCTGTACTTTGGTTGGTTAGTGTTATGCTAATATAAAGACCAAAGCACGGAAAGGCGCCAGTTGTTTTCTAAAAATGAGACTTTTGGTACTGCTTAGGCGTACAGCCATAATAATTTTTGAAAGAACGAATAAAATGAGAAGTGCTGTTATAGCCTACTGCATAACACACATCACTTACTGCCTTTTGCTCTGATAACAATAACTGCCTGGCAATCTGCATTCGCTTTTTATTGACAAAATCTACCGGGGATACGCCCAGCACTTTTTTAAAGTAACGATGAAAGGTAGGTTTACTCATGCATGCTCTGGCAGCGAGCTCTTCTACACTAAGGTCGTCCTGTATATGCTCCATAATATAGTCTACCACTAGTTGCAGACGGGGCATGGCCCCTCCCTTCTTGTGCATTAGAATATGACGAGCTTTAGTCTGCATCATCAGCAGTATTAACTCCTGTAATGTATGCTGAATTAGCAATTTGCGAGCTGCATGATCCATTGGCTGGGTGTAATAGCTGCATACTCTTAATATAGCATCATTGATGCGGCTATCCGCTACACTCTCACACTGTAAGCTTTCGTCCAGGTAAAGCTCACTGGATAGTTCATTATTTAACTCCTCCTGTAGCTGCCCTAGTGTATCACGAATAAGCTGATGACCTATCTCTAAGGTCAGGCAACGAGTGGGTGTTTCAGGACAGGCATCGGGAAAGTCTATCTGAACCAATTCATGAGGTGCCATAACCAAAGACTCTCCGGGGCAAAACTCAAAAGTATGTTCTACTTCTTTCTCATCCTCATGTATTACTTTTTTACCGCTGAGCATAAAAAGCAGTACCGGGTTATCCAAATGCCCATAACTGATTAGCTCTGCTTTCTGGTATGTTTCATAAAGACAGAGTTCTGCGTACTCACCACTATATACCTTACGGTTTTCAATAATCTGTTCAGGTTTAATCTTTTCCAGCAGCTGATCACACATAACTTCTTCATTAATACGGCTTGATACAAATTAGCTACTTTTTGATAGTTTATCAATATTAATTAGAAATGTAAATGCACATTATTGAATTAGTATTTACAACCTAAAATTTTATAAAAATGATACATGAGAAACCTGCTTTTAAAGAGATGTATGATAATTTTATTGGAGGAAAATTCGTGCCGCCAGTAAAGGGAAACTACTTTGAAAACATCTCTCCGGTAGATGGCAAGCCTTTTACAAAAATTGCTCGCTCTACCAAAGAAGACGTAGAATTAGCACTAGACGCGGCTCATGAAGCAAAAGACTACTGGAATAATGCCTCTGCTACTGAGAGAAGTCGTGTGCTGTTAAAGATTGCTGACATTATGGAAGACAATCTGGAGTTGCTGGCTGCAGCAGACACCTGGGATAATGGAAAAGCAATACGCGAAACGTTAGCAGCAGACCTACCGCTGGCGATAGATCATTACCGCTATTTTGCCGGAGTAATACGAGCAGAGGAAGGCTCTGTTGCTGAGCTGGACTCCAATACTGTATCGTACAACATAAATGAGCCTCTGGGAGTTGTTGGGCAAATTATCCCCTGGAACTTCCCTCTTCTGATGGCCGCTTGGAAAATTGCACCAGCATTAGCAGCGGGCAACTGCACAGTAGTAAAACCTGCTGAACAAACCCCTGCCAGTATAATGGTGATGATGGAGCTAATACAAGACGTAGTACCTGCCGGAGTACTCAATGTAGTGAATGGATTTGGTCCAGAAGCGGGTAAGCCCCTGGCCTCCTCTCCTCGTGTAAACAAGGTAGCTTTTACCGGAGAAACCACCACTGGGCGACTTATTATGCAATATGCATCTGAAAACATTGTACCTGTAACTCTGGAGTTAGGCGGTAAGTCACCCAATGTGTTCTTTAAAAGTGTTATGGATGAAGAAGATGAGTTTTTGGATAAATGTATAGAAGGTGCGGTAATGTTTGCCCTCAATCAGGGTGAAGTATGTACCTGTCCGTCCAGAATACTGATAGAAGAGTCTATCTACGATGCTTTTATTGAGCGTGTGATAGCTCGCACTAAAGATATTAAGGTAGGCAATCCGCTGGACACTGAGACCATGATGGGTGCTCAGGCCTCAAACGATCAGTACGAGAAAATCCTTTCATACATGAACATTGGTAAAGAAGAAGGAGCAGAAGTGCTCGCTGGTGGCGATGCATTTAAAATGAGTGGCGACTACAACGGAGGCTATTATATTCAACCCACTTTGTTTAAGGGCCATAACAAGATGAGAGTTTTTCAGGAAGAAATATTTGGGCCTGTTTGCTCGGTAACTACTTTTAAAGATCAGGCCGAAGCCATTAGCATCTCTAATGAAACACTTTATGGTTTAGGTGCTGGGGTCTGGACTCGCAATATGCACGAAGCTTATCAGACTGCACGCCAGATACAAGCAGGTAGAGTTTGGGTCAACTGCTATCACGATTATCCGGCTCATGCACCTTTCGGAGGTTATAAAAAATCAGGTATCGGTAGAGAAAATCATAAGATGATGCTAAACCACTACCGACAGAATAAGAACATGCTGGTCTCTTATGATAAAAATCCTAAAGGTTTTTTCTAGCAGGTTTAATTATAAACGTTTAGCGAATGCAGTAAATCAAGCTCAGTGTTGGGCTTGATTTATTGTTTGTTGATCACTTTAAATAAATTATCATGTCTGATACTACCGCAACTCAAAAACAATATGTGCCCAGGGTACTTATAAGCGATGATGCCCGTAAAATTATAGATGATCTTAGAGACATACACGGTGAACTGATGTTTCATCAAAGTGGAGGCTGCTGCGATGGCTCTTCACCCATGTGCTACCCAGCAGATGAGTTTAAAACTGGAGATAGTGACATCTACCTGGGAGACATTTATGGCTGCAAGTTTTATATCTCTCGCGACCAGTTTGAGTACTGGAAACATACTCAGCTTACAGTAGATGTTACTCCGGGCAGAGGCTCCAGCTTTTCTTTAGAAATACCAATGGGAATCCGGTTTATTATACGCTCCCGCCTGTTTACTGAAGAAGAACTAAAGCACCTATTTCCTGTACATTGAAAAAAGTGAAATGAAATACATTGCAGTCCGAACATAAAAAAAGGGTACCTACCTAGGCACCCATTTTTCGTGTTCGACTATATATTAACTATTTACTCTACCTTTCTGCGAATCGGGAAAGTTTGTATGTCTCCCTGATCCGATGTTACTCTCACATAGAAGATTTTTGCATTCCTAAGGTGACTATCCAGTTTGCGTAAATCTATGTTAACAACTTCCAGCTTATCTACTTCCTGCTCACTGAGCTTACGCCCAATGTTATCTATAATAGCATAATAATTTATCCTGGCTGTGGGGTGCTTAATTTCCAGGTTCAAATCATAAGCTACCGGATTAGGATATGCAAGTATTTGAACTTCTGTATCTTGCTCATCAATACTGTTGATCACCTCAAATACTATAGTGTTGGCTTCACCGCTT
This window of the Porifericola rhodea genome carries:
- a CDS encoding AraC family transcriptional regulator, whose product is MCDQLLEKIKPEQIIENRKVYSGEYAELCLYETYQKAELISYGHLDNPVLLFMLSGKKVIHEDEKEVEHTFEFCPGESLVMAPHELVQIDFPDACPETPTRCLTLEIGHQLIRDTLGQLQEELNNELSSELYLDESLQCESVADSRINDAILRVCSYYTQPMDHAARKLLIQHTLQELILLMMQTKARHILMHKKGGAMPRLQLVVDYIMEHIQDDLSVEELAARACMSKPTFHRYFKKVLGVSPVDFVNKKRMQIARQLLLSEQKAVSDVCYAVGYNSTSHFIRSFKNYYGCTPKQYQKSHF
- the exaC gene encoding acetaldehyde dehydrogenase ExaC, translating into MIHEKPAFKEMYDNFIGGKFVPPVKGNYFENISPVDGKPFTKIARSTKEDVELALDAAHEAKDYWNNASATERSRVLLKIADIMEDNLELLAAADTWDNGKAIRETLAADLPLAIDHYRYFAGVIRAEEGSVAELDSNTVSYNINEPLGVVGQIIPWNFPLLMAAWKIAPALAAGNCTVVKPAEQTPASIMVMMELIQDVVPAGVLNVVNGFGPEAGKPLASSPRVNKVAFTGETTTGRLIMQYASENIVPVTLELGGKSPNVFFKSVMDEEDEFLDKCIEGAVMFALNQGEVCTCPSRILIEESIYDAFIERVIARTKDIKVGNPLDTETMMGAQASNDQYEKILSYMNIGKEEGAEVLAGGDAFKMSGDYNGGYYIQPTLFKGHNKMRVFQEEIFGPVCSVTTFKDQAEAISISNETLYGLGAGVWTRNMHEAYQTARQIQAGRVWVNCYHDYPAHAPFGGYKKSGIGRENHKMMLNHYRQNKNMLVSYDKNPKGFF
- a CDS encoding DUF779 domain-containing protein → MSDTTATQKQYVPRVLISDDARKIIDDLRDIHGELMFHQSGGCCDGSSPMCYPADEFKTGDSDIYLGDIYGCKFYISRDQFEYWKHTQLTVDVTPGRGSSFSLEIPMGIRFIIRSRLFTEEELKHLFPVH